A stretch of the Ischnura elegans chromosome 5, ioIscEleg1.1, whole genome shotgun sequence genome encodes the following:
- the LOC124158914 gene encoding NTF2-related export protein isoform X1, with product MDQEHKVKVDDACRAADEFTKLYYESLDRRRHLMSKFYLDTGVMVWNGNGAVGKEMIQKLFMELPASESSLTSMDSHPMLDAAVGTQQTVLIQVAGFIKFQDKLGLPFQQNFMVTAEGDKWKIVNDCFRFQEVVESLGGGKPKF from the exons ATGGATCAGGAACACAAAGTGAAAGTGGATGATGCCTGTCGTGCAGCAGATGAATTTACGAAACTGTATTATGAAAGCCTGGACCGAAGACGACAT cttatgtcaaaattttactTGGATACCGGTGTAATGGTGTGGAACGGTAATGGCGCTGTTGGTAAAGAAATGATCCAAAAGCTATTTATGGAACTACCGGCATCTGAGAGCAGCTTAACATCGATGGATTCTCACCCAATGCttg ACGCTGCTGTTGGTACGCAACAAACTGTGCTCATCCAAGTAGCGGGATTTATAAAGTTTCAAGATAAACTTGGCCTACCGTTTCAGCAGAATTTTATGGTTACTGCGGAAGGAGATAAGTGGAAAATTGTGAATGACTGCTTCCGATTCCAAGAAGTTGTAGA GTCATTGGGCGGTGGAAAGCCCAAATTCTGA
- the LOC124158914 gene encoding NTF2-related export protein isoform X2 codes for MWRRHIMKLMSKFYLDTGVMVWNGNGAVGKEMIQKLFMELPASESSLTSMDSHPMLDAAVGTQQTVLIQVAGFIKFQDKLGLPFQQNFMVTAEGDKWKIVNDCFRFQEVVESLGGGKPKF; via the exons cttatgtcaaaattttactTGGATACCGGTGTAATGGTGTGGAACGGTAATGGCGCTGTTGGTAAAGAAATGATCCAAAAGCTATTTATGGAACTACCGGCATCTGAGAGCAGCTTAACATCGATGGATTCTCACCCAATGCttg ACGCTGCTGTTGGTACGCAACAAACTGTGCTCATCCAAGTAGCGGGATTTATAAAGTTTCAAGATAAACTTGGCCTACCGTTTCAGCAGAATTTTATGGTTACTGCGGAAGGAGATAAGTGGAAAATTGTGAATGACTGCTTCCGATTCCAAGAAGTTGTAGA GTCATTGGGCGGTGGAAAGCCCAAATTCTGA